The Triticum aestivum cultivar Chinese Spring chromosome 7B, IWGSC CS RefSeq v2.1, whole genome shotgun sequence genome window below encodes:
- the LOC123161463 gene encoding formin-2 isoform X2 — MEEEEALDSLPGEHTLVAVLRRHAETGELPAWVHEVNVYAASPVLLTADRKKVIAEDGSTAWFFLYTPARKEGSSSRCSRKAGGATWIEERTRPVEKAGADGGWVVIGHASTFTYGKRTKGPDKKRRTERLGWILVEVRLPGETMCCAKLYRSPRKTSAAAPPPPAAPSAAVNAPPPPAAPEAAVNAPPPPAAPEAAVVPAPPPAAPEAAVVPPPPPAAPEAAVVPAPPPAAPEAAVVPPPPPAAPAAVAVPPAPAPAPAPAPALAAPAPPAPAPVPALAAPAPPAPAPVPALAAPAPPAPALAVPVPPAPAPAPVAPLAPAARSPPAPAAHSPTPVAPPAPADSSPDKTWVNVLVSKFPTKLSDKGMSKRVHKLLLPSEGGFDSPPAKRRLLSCTGWLSINTLEGSA; from the exons atggaggaggaggaggccctcgACTCCTTGCCGGGGGAGCACACGCTCGTCGCGGTGCTCCGCCGCCACGCCGAGACCGGCGAGCTCCCGGCGTGGGTCCACGAGGTGAACGTCTACGCTGCCAGCCCGGTCCTTCTCACCGCCGACCGCAAGAAGGTCATCGCGGAGGACGGATCCACCGCTTGGTTCTTCCTCTACACCCCCGCGCGCAAGGAGGGCTCATCCTCCCGCTGCAGCCGCAAAGCGGGCGGCGCGACCTGGATCGAGGAGCGAACCAGGCCCGTCGAGAAGGCCGGTGCCGACGGCGGCTGGGTCGTGATCGGACACGCGAGTACCTTCACCTACGGCAAGCGGACAAAAGGCCCCGACAAGAAGAGGAGGACGGAGCGGCTCGGATGGATTCTCGTTGAGGTCCGCCTCCCAGGCGAGACGATGTGCTGCGCCAAGCTCTACCGGTCGCCCAGGAAGACGTCTgcggccgctcctcctcctcccgcggctCCTTCG GCCGCGGTgaacgctcctcctcctcccgcggctCCAGAGGCCGCGGTgaacgctcctcctcctcccgcggctCCAGAGGCCGCGGTGGTACCTGCTCCTCCTCCCGCGGCTCCTGAGGCCGCGgtggtgccccctccccctcccgcggCTCCAGAGGCCGCGGTGGTACCTGCTCCTCCTCCCGCGGCTCCTGAGGCCGCGgtggtgccccctccccctcccgcggCCCCAGCGGCGGTGGCGGTGCCCCCTGCCCCGGCACCAGCACCAGCTCCAGCCCCAGCGCTGGCCGCGCCCGCACCTCCAGCACCAGCTCCAGTCCCAGCGCTGGCCGCGCCCGCACCTCCAGCACCAGCTCCAGTCCCAGCGCTGGCCGCGCCCGCACCTCCAGCCCCAGCGCTGGCAGTGCCCGTTCCTCCAGCCCCGGCACCAGCCCCGGTGGCTCCTCTGGCTCCAGCAGCACGCTCTCCCCCAGCTCCAGCAGCACACTCTCCGACGCCGGTGGCTCCTCCAGCACCCGCAGATTCCAGTCCGGACAAGACCTGGGTAAACGTGCTGGTCTCCAAATTCCCCACGAAGCTTAGTGACAAGGGCATGTCGAAGCGGGTCCACAAGTTGCTCCTGCCCTCTGAAGGTGGCTTCGACTCTCCCCCCGCCAAGAGAAGGCTGCTCAGCTGCACTGGCTGGCTAAGCATCAACACTCTCGAGGGATCAGCTTAG
- the LOC123161463 gene encoding vegetative cell wall protein gp1 isoform X1 — MEEEEALDSLPGEHTLVAVLRRHAETGELPAWVHEVNVYAASPVLLTADRKKVIAEDGSTAWFFLYTPARKEGSSSRCSRKAGGATWIEERTRPVEKAGADGGWVVIGHASTFTYGKRTKGPDKKRRTERLGWILVEVRLPGETMCCAKLYRSPRKTSAAAPPPPAAPSAAVNAPPPPAAPEAAVNAPPPPAAPEAAVNAPPPPAAPEAAVVPAPPPAAPEAAVVPPPPPAAPEAAVVPAPPPAAPEAAVVPPPPPAAPAAVAVPPAPAPAPAPAPALAAPAPPAPAPVPALAAPAPPAPAPVPALAAPAPPAPALAVPVPPAPAPAPVAPLAPAARSPPAPAAHSPTPVAPPAPADSSPDKTWVNVLVSKFPTKLSDKGMSKRVHKLLLPSEGGFDSPPAKRRLLSCTGWLSINTLEGSA; from the coding sequence atggaggaggaggaggccctcgACTCCTTGCCGGGGGAGCACACGCTCGTCGCGGTGCTCCGCCGCCACGCCGAGACCGGCGAGCTCCCGGCGTGGGTCCACGAGGTGAACGTCTACGCTGCCAGCCCGGTCCTTCTCACCGCCGACCGCAAGAAGGTCATCGCGGAGGACGGATCCACCGCTTGGTTCTTCCTCTACACCCCCGCGCGCAAGGAGGGCTCATCCTCCCGCTGCAGCCGCAAAGCGGGCGGCGCGACCTGGATCGAGGAGCGAACCAGGCCCGTCGAGAAGGCCGGTGCCGACGGCGGCTGGGTCGTGATCGGACACGCGAGTACCTTCACCTACGGCAAGCGGACAAAAGGCCCCGACAAGAAGAGGAGGACGGAGCGGCTCGGATGGATTCTCGTTGAGGTCCGCCTCCCAGGCGAGACGATGTGCTGCGCCAAGCTCTACCGGTCGCCCAGGAAGACGTCTgcggccgctcctcctcctcccgcggctCCTTCGGCCGCGGTgaacgctcctcctcctcccgcggctCCAGAGGCCGCGGTgaacgctcctcctcctcccgcggctCCAGAGGCCGCGGTgaacgctcctcctcctcccgcggctCCAGAGGCCGCGGTGGTACCTGCTCCTCCTCCCGCGGCTCCTGAGGCCGCGgtggtgccccctccccctcccgcggCTCCAGAGGCCGCGGTGGTACCTGCTCCTCCTCCCGCGGCTCCTGAGGCCGCGgtggtgccccctccccctcccgcggCCCCAGCGGCGGTGGCGGTGCCCCCTGCCCCGGCACCAGCACCAGCTCCAGCCCCAGCGCTGGCCGCGCCCGCACCTCCAGCACCAGCTCCAGTCCCAGCGCTGGCCGCGCCCGCACCTCCAGCACCAGCTCCAGTCCCAGCGCTGGCCGCGCCCGCACCTCCAGCCCCAGCGCTGGCAGTGCCCGTTCCTCCAGCCCCGGCACCAGCCCCGGTGGCTCCTCTGGCTCCAGCAGCACGCTCTCCCCCAGCTCCAGCAGCACACTCTCCGACGCCGGTGGCTCCTCCAGCACCCGCAGATTCCAGTCCGGACAAGACCTGGGTAAACGTGCTGGTCTCCAAATTCCCCACGAAGCTTAGTGACAAGGGCATGTCGAAGCGGGTCCACAAGTTGCTCCTGCCCTCTGAAGGTGGCTTCGACTCTCCCCCCGCCAAGAGAAGGCTGCTCAGCTGCACTGGCTGGCTAAGCATCAACACTCTCGAGGGATCAGCTTAG